The Candidatus Krumholzibacteriota bacterium region GCGGGCCGTCTGGACGGCGGTCGAGGCGGATTCCGGCGGCGCCACTTTTTCCGCGCCGGCTGACGTCCCGGCGGCGGTCTGGCTCGCCGCCTGGGTCGAGGTCTCCCGCTGGACGGAGGTCGAGTTCCGCGCCTCCGCCACCCGCCCCTTCGAGCTCATCGTCGACGGCACGGGCATCATCACGAAGAAAAGCGCCGGCGGCGGGGAGGAGAAGGGCACGGCCAAGCTCGCCCGCGGCGCACACCTCGTCCTCGTCCGCACCGTCGCCGTCCCCTCCGACACGCTGCCCCCCTGGCAGATCGACGCGTCCGTCTCGGCCCGCGGCGGCGCCCCCGCGCCTGTCGCTTCGATCTCCCCGCGGCGGACCCTCCGCATCGGCGACATCATCGACGCTCCCCGCGTGGACCGCGTCGGGATCTCTCCCGACGGCTCGCTCGTCGCGGCGCTCGTCTCCCGTTTCGTCGACGGGGAGAAGGGGCGCGAGACGCGCCTCGAGATCCGCCGGTTCGGGGACGGATCGCTCGTGCGCACGATCATCGACGTCGACGGCCTCTCCTCGGCGTCATGGGCGCCCGACGGCGCCGTCCTTTCCTGGACAATCCGCGACGGCAAGAAGGGGACGATCCGCGCGATCGACGTCGAAAGCGGCGAGGTCACGACGATCGTCGAGGGAATCGAGCACCTCGGCGGCCATGCCTGGGCGCCCGACAACTCCTACGTCGTCTACTCGGTGAACGAGCCCCCCGCCCCCGACGCGACCGGCGTCAAGCGTCTGCGCGGTCTCTACGACCGCCGTGACGGGGCGCGGAGCCGGTCCTACCTCTGCCTCGCCGCCGTCCCCGGCGGCGCGACCCGCCGTCTGACCGCCGGCAGGCACGACGCCCATCTCGCCTGCATCCACCCCGACGGGCAAACGCTCCTCTTCACGAGGTACATCGAGGAGCTCGGCGAGCGTCCCTTTGGCCGTATCGAGCTCGTGCGCTTCGACGTGGCGAACGGCGAAACGGAGATACTCTGGAGCGGCCACTGGCTCGGCTCGGTCTCCTACTCCCCCGACGGCTCGCGGATCCTGGCGACCGGCGGGCCGTCGACCTTCGGGGACGCCGGCGTCGCCGTGCCCCCCGGCACGATCCCCAACGACTACGACGGCCAGGCGTTCATCGTCGACGCCGAAACGATGGACGTCGAGCCGATCACGCGCGACTTCGACCCGGCCGTCGTCGCCGCCGTCTGGTCGCGTGCCGACGGACGCATCTACCTGAAGGCCGAGGAGGGCGAGTACGTCCGCCTCTACCGCTACGACCCCTCGAAGAAACGTTTCGACCGGATCGAGACGGGCGTCGAGGTCGTCGGGACGTGGGACCTCGCCGGGAAGGCGACGGCGTCGGTCTACGTCGGGTCGGGCGCGGGATCGCCCCCCCGGCTCTACGCCCTCGACCTCAGGCGCGGCAAGCCGCGCCTCCTCTTCGACCCCGCCGCCGACCTCTTCGCCGACGTGCGGATCGGCCACGTCGAACCGTGGAATTTCGACGCCTCGTCGGGAAAGACGATCGTCGGCCGCGTCCACTACCCGCCCGATTTCGACGCGGAGAAGATCTGGCCGTGCATCGTCTACTACTACGGGGGCACCTCTCCGGTCGACCGCTCGTTCGGCGGCCGGTACCCCCTCGATCTCTGGGCCGCGGAAGGCTACGTCGTCTACTGCCTCCAGCCGAGCGGGGCGACGGGCTTCGGCCAGGAGTTCTCGGCCAGGCACGTCAACGACTGGGGCAAGACGACCGCCGGCGAGATCATCGAGGGCGCCGGGAAGTTCCTCGAGGCGCACCCCTTCGTCGACCCGCACCGCGTCGGCTGCATCGGCGCCTCCTTCGGCGGCTTCATGACGCAGCTCGTCGTGACGCGCACCGATCTCTTCGCGGCGGCCGTCTCGCACGCCGGCATCAGCATGATCGCGAGCTACTGGGGAGAGGGCTACTGGGGATTCGGCTACAACGCGGTCGCCGCGGCCAACAGCTTCCCGTGGAACCGGCGCGACATCTACGTCGATCAGAGCCCGCTCTTCGCCGCCGATCGCGTTCGCACCCCCCTGCTCCTCCTGCACGGCGCGAGCGACACGAACGTCCCGCCGGGCGAGAGCGAGCAGATGTACACCGCGCTGAAGCTCCTCGGGCGCCCCGTCGAGTACATCAAGTTCGACGGCCAGAACCACTTCATCCTCGACCACGACAAGCGTGTCGCCTGGTCGAACGCGATCGTCGCCTGGTTCGACCGCTGGCTGAAAGACGAGCCGGCGTGGTGGAACGACATGTATCCGCCCGACGAGACCGGCGGTCCGCCGCCGCCCCGGCCGATGGAGGCGAAACGGATCGAGCTCTCCGGCGGCGGAGCGGTCCTTCTCGGCGAGGTGACGCGCGATGATCTCTTCTCGGTCGACCCCGGCTGGGACGAGGAATACGCCGTCTACGAGCCCGATCCCGACCACGCCGCCGCAATCGGCGATCACGTCTACGACGCCGGATTCGTCGTCGTCCTCGGCTCGTGGTGCGCCGACTCGCGCCGCGAGGTGCCCCGCCTGTGGAAGATCCTCGACGCCTTCGATTACCCGCTCTCGGAGATCTCCATGTACGCGGTCGCCTCGTCGAGGCATACGACGGCGATGGGATTCGACGTCCGCGACCTCGCGTGGTCGGACGCGGTGAAGCGTTATTTCGACGTCGAGCGCGTGGCGACGATCATCGTGAAACGGAACGGGAAGGAGATCGGCCGCATCGTCGAGACCCCCGACGAGTCGATCGACGCCGACCTGGCGAGGATCCTCGCCGGAACGAACGGAACGGCGAAGTAGGAAGAGAGCATCCGGCCCCGTTGCCCGGCGCGCCGGGCGGCGGGGCCGACGGATCAGGGCTTCTCGAGCACGCGCTCGTTCCGCGAATCGGCGATCTTCAGCAGGATCGCGAAGACGAGACCGAGGAGCCCGAGCAGGGCGAACATGACCTGGCTCGCCGTGTAATCACCCGTGACATCGCGCAGCCGGCCGCTGAGCCAGGGGAAGAGCCCGAGCCCGATGTTCTGCAGCATCGTCATCAGCCCGAAGGCCGTTCCCACGCGGTTCTCGGGGATGATCAGCGGCACCGACGGCCACATGGCGGCGGGCACGAGCACGAAGGCGGCGCCCAGCACGAACATCATGAAAACCGGGTTGACGTGGGTGATGCCCATGAGGAGATGCGCGGGGATCATCATCAGCGATCCGAAGATCATGAGGGTCGCCCGCTTGCCGATCCGGTCGACGAGTGCTCCGGCGAGCGGGGCGAAGATCATCGAGGCGAAGATGATGATTCCCGTGATGCCCGAGGCCGTCGAGAACATGTGGATGAAGTTCGAGAAGACCTGCGTGAAGAACCCTCCCCCCGTGGCCGCCTCGAGGGGGATCCCCCACTTCTCGTGGAAAAAATCCGCCGCCAGGTGCTGGAAGGGGAAGATCGCACCGTAGAAGGTGAAGCAGAGGAGCGTCACGTACCAGAACGAGGCGTTGAACTTCCTGATGTCCGAAACGACGATCTTCTCCTCGACCGCCCCTTCCTCGAGATCGAGAACGTGCTCGCCTCGCCGGTCCAGGACGCAGTAGACGACGTTGGCGAGAAGGGAGAGCAGGCAGAAGACGAACCCGGCCCAGAGGGCGAAGGAATAGTGCCCGAAATACTCGACGATGAGCGCCTCGGTGTTGTAGCTGAAGAGGGAGCCGAGCCGGCTCACGGTGAGCGCGATGCCGAAGGCGAGGGCGAGCTCCTTCCCCTTGAACCACCGGGAGATGATCGAGCTCTGCGCGATGATGAGCGTCTCCGAGCCGGCCCCGAAGAAGAACATGCCGATGTAGATCATCCAGATGTTGCGGGCGAAGGCCATGATCAGGGCGCCGAACACGATGAAGGACGAGAAGAGCAGGCTCGCCCGCCGCGTGCCGATGCGATCGATGAGGATTCCGCCGAC contains the following coding sequences:
- a CDS encoding S9 family peptidase, producing the protein MTSRIRTAAALAFVAAALLFVAAPAATAEEGAVVGIRSWLALGPYPLPLPAFADEEKTPPDAAFLLSWTGVDPSKTLPREQAAVEAPGWRAVWTAVEADSGGATFSAPADVPAAVWLAAWVEVSRWTEVEFRASATRPFELIVDGTGIITKKSAGGGEEKGTAKLARGAHLVLVRTVAVPSDTLPPWQIDASVSARGGAPAPVASISPRRTLRIGDIIDAPRVDRVGISPDGSLVAALVSRFVDGEKGRETRLEIRRFGDGSLVRTIIDVDGLSSASWAPDGAVLSWTIRDGKKGTIRAIDVESGEVTTIVEGIEHLGGHAWAPDNSYVVYSVNEPPAPDATGVKRLRGLYDRRDGARSRSYLCLAAVPGGATRRLTAGRHDAHLACIHPDGQTLLFTRYIEELGERPFGRIELVRFDVANGETEILWSGHWLGSVSYSPDGSRILATGGPSTFGDAGVAVPPGTIPNDYDGQAFIVDAETMDVEPITRDFDPAVVAAVWSRADGRIYLKAEEGEYVRLYRYDPSKKRFDRIETGVEVVGTWDLAGKATASVYVGSGAGSPPRLYALDLRRGKPRLLFDPAADLFADVRIGHVEPWNFDASSGKTIVGRVHYPPDFDAEKIWPCIVYYYGGTSPVDRSFGGRYPLDLWAAEGYVVYCLQPSGATGFGQEFSARHVNDWGKTTAGEIIEGAGKFLEAHPFVDPHRVGCIGASFGGFMTQLVVTRTDLFAAAVSHAGISMIASYWGEGYWGFGYNAVAAANSFPWNRRDIYVDQSPLFAADRVRTPLLLLHGASDTNVPPGESEQMYTALKLLGRPVEYIKFDGQNHFILDHDKRVAWSNAIVAWFDRWLKDEPAWWNDMYPPDETGGPPPPRPMEAKRIELSGGGAVLLGEVTRDDLFSVDPGWDEEYAVYEPDPDHAAAIGDHVYDAGFVVVLGSWCADSRREVPRLWKILDAFDYPLSEISMYAVASSRHTTAMGFDVRDLAWSDAVKRYFDVERVATIIVKRNGKEIGRIVETPDESIDADLARILAGTNGTAK
- a CDS encoding MFS transporter, whose product is MNATDVGIFHPSRKPFRFTILIFVSLLTYGSYFAYDGLSAISPNMIASLEVTRAAWGATKTIYSVAAILCLLVGGILIDRIGTRRASLLFSSFIVFGALIMAFARNIWMIYIGMFFFGAGSETLIIAQSSIISRWFKGKELALAFGIALTVSRLGSLFSYNTEALIVEYFGHYSFALWAGFVFCLLSLLANVVYCVLDRRGEHVLDLEEGAVEEKIVVSDIRKFNASFWYVTLLCFTFYGAIFPFQHLAADFFHEKWGIPLEAATGGGFFTQVFSNFIHMFSTASGITGIIIFASMIFAPLAGALVDRIGKRATLMIFGSLMMIPAHLLMGITHVNPVFMMFVLGAAFVLVPAAMWPSVPLIIPENRVGTAFGLMTMLQNIGLGLFPWLSGRLRDVTGDYTASQVMFALLGLLGLVFAILLKIADSRNERVLEKP